One part of the Rothia sp. ZJ932 genome encodes these proteins:
- a CDS encoding F0F1 ATP synthase subunit gamma, whose product MGAQIRVYRQKIASTSSMKKIFKAMEMIATSRINKARRNANAASPYANALTKAVTAIATQSSISHPLINQSVNSRRSAVLVLTSDRGLAGSYSASVLKKTEGLIEKLRGEGREVQLYLVGRKAKSYFDFRERSYEKAWEGNTDAPEVQTAVDIRDALLEAYARPFEEGGVDDLHIVYTEFISMVTQETKILRLLPLAVSDARSMGEEIVPGHRLEDDEFKQNSAFDFEPNPQDVLDALMPRYIASRLYACLLEAAASELASRQRAMKSAGDNADELIKKYKRLMNNARQAAITQELSEIVGGADALAS is encoded by the coding sequence ATGGGAGCCCAGATTAGGGTTTACCGTCAAAAGATTGCTTCAACATCGTCGATGAAGAAAATCTTCAAGGCGATGGAGATGATCGCAACCTCACGCATCAATAAGGCTCGTCGTAACGCTAACGCCGCTAGCCCCTACGCAAATGCTTTGACCAAAGCGGTTACTGCTATCGCAACTCAGAGCTCAATCTCGCATCCGCTCATCAACCAGAGCGTCAACTCCCGCCGGTCGGCAGTGTTGGTTCTGACTTCTGATCGCGGCCTTGCAGGTTCTTACTCAGCCTCCGTGCTGAAGAAGACTGAAGGTTTGATTGAGAAGTTGCGTGGTGAAGGACGCGAGGTTCAGCTGTATCTTGTAGGTCGTAAGGCAAAGTCATATTTTGATTTCCGCGAGCGTTCCTATGAGAAGGCGTGGGAGGGTAACACCGATGCGCCCGAGGTCCAGACCGCAGTTGATATTCGTGATGCGTTGCTTGAAGCCTACGCTCGTCCCTTTGAAGAGGGCGGCGTTGACGATCTTCACATCGTGTACACCGAGTTCATCTCAATGGTTACCCAGGAAACCAAGATTCTGCGTCTGCTGCCTCTGGCAGTGAGCGATGCCCGTTCAATGGGCGAAGAAATCGTTCCTGGTCACCGTCTTGAAGATGATGAGTTCAAGCAGAACTCAGCCTTCGACTTTGAGCCCAACCCGCAGGATGTACTCGATGCGCTGATGCCTCGATACATTGCGTCTCGCCTTTACGCTTGCCTCCTTGAAGCAGCAGCATCCGAACTGGCATCTCGCCAGCGCGCGATGAAGTCAGCGGGCGATAACGCTGATGAGCTCATCAAGAAGTACAAGCGACTGATGAACAACGCTCGTCAGGCTGCGATTACTCAGGAGCTGTCAGAAATTGTGGGTGGCGCGGACGCGCTGGCCTCATAA